One genomic window of Penaeus chinensis breed Huanghai No. 1 chromosome 35, ASM1920278v2, whole genome shotgun sequence includes the following:
- the LOC125044327 gene encoding uncharacterized protein LOC125044327 translates to MMNKATVVFAVICALLHAGAALQCYSGVGDTSNTVSCPGSCMKTEAAYEDDSGVARSCSPVHFKDDCHEQTMLVTVEICYCNSDYCNAAPPAAAAAAAWPLALASLALALRAALL, encoded by the exons ATGATGAACAAAGCTACCGTCGTCTTCGCTGTTATCTGTGCGCTCCTCCAtgcag gggCGGCGCTGCAGTGCTACTCTGGCGTCGGCGACACGAGCAACACCGTCAGCTGCCCGGGCTCCTGCATGAAGACCGAAGCAGCCTACG aGGACGACTCGGGCGTGGCCAGGTCCTGCTCGCCCGTCCACTTCAAGGACGACTGCCACGAGCAGACCATGCTGGTGACGGTCGAGATATGCTACTGCAACAGCGACTACTGCAACGCcgcgccgcccgccgccgccgccgccgccgcctggcCGCTGGCCCTCGCGTCCCTGGCCCTGGCACTGCGCGCGGCACTCCTCTAG